One Salvia miltiorrhiza cultivar Shanhuang (shh) unplaced genomic scaffold, IMPLAD_Smil_shh fragScaff_scaffold_39, whole genome shotgun sequence DNA window includes the following coding sequences:
- the LOC131002959 gene encoding uncharacterized protein LOC131002959 has protein sequence MVPPPPWLINMQRYGPPPSYPHLKIPGLNAPIPAGAKFGYGHGEWGKPPVDEYGRPLYGDVFGFVQQEQPNYEEEPVDKTKHWGDLEEEEEEEEEEEEEEEEEEQMAEEELEEGIQSVDSLSSTPTGVETPDVIDLRKQQRKEPDRPLYQVIIFLFSLHCYTLF, from the exons ATGGTGCCCCCCCCACCATGGCTCATCAATATGCAG AGATATGGTCCTCCACCTTCTTATCCTCATTTAAAAATCCCTGGCCTTAATGCACCAATCCCCGCTGGAGCTAAATTTGGCTATGGGCATGGAGAATGGGGCAAACCACCTGTTGATGAA TATGGACGTCCCCTCTATGGAGATGTTTTCGGCTTTGTGCAACAAGAACAGCCCAATTATGAG GAAGAACCAGTTGATAAGACTAAGCACTGGGGTGacttggaggaggaggaggaggaagaggaagaggaagaagaagaagaggaggaggaggaacaGATGGCAGAAGAGGAACTTGAAGAGGGCATTCAGTCTGTTGACAGCCTTTCAAG CACTCCTACTGGCGTTGAAACCCCTGATGTTATTGATCTTCGAAAGCAGCAGAGGAAGGAACCTGATAGGCCTCTCTAccaagtaattatttttcttttttccttacaTTGTTACACCTTATTTTGA